A region of Paractinoplanes abujensis DNA encodes the following proteins:
- a CDS encoding M15 family metallopeptidase produces the protein MRKRLIAVVTALLLLPVLAPAPAGAAGTVWHVVRPAETLAYIAALRGVTMQQLAAWNGIPADTPVQVDAVLRLNAPAVALPAFRTRIETVTAASVNWQPLKRCPVLPVNLRRVWVSYIDFNGAYHDGSVIVRKDVAARAQQVFGTLYRWRFRIMGMAPMKVNNPTESNMATVTAGYNCRAVGGTNVWSEHATGTAIDINPFQNPMIRGRSISPAGSQFYLERSRYLIGMLHPEGAARAFTWNDFHWGGRWTSLKDYMHFSLTNK, from the coding sequence GTGCGCAAACGTCTGATCGCCGTCGTCACCGCCCTGCTGCTCCTGCCGGTACTCGCCCCCGCACCGGCGGGAGCAGCAGGCACGGTGTGGCACGTGGTGCGCCCGGCCGAGACGCTGGCCTACATCGCCGCCCTGCGCGGGGTCACCATGCAGCAACTGGCCGCCTGGAACGGCATCCCCGCCGACACCCCCGTGCAGGTCGACGCGGTGCTGCGACTCAACGCCCCCGCCGTCGCGTTACCGGCCTTCCGTACGCGCATCGAGACCGTCACGGCGGCCTCGGTCAACTGGCAGCCCCTCAAACGCTGCCCCGTGCTGCCCGTCAACCTGCGCCGCGTCTGGGTCTCCTACATCGACTTCAACGGCGCCTACCACGACGGCAGCGTGATCGTCCGCAAGGACGTGGCCGCCCGCGCCCAGCAGGTCTTCGGCACCCTGTACCGCTGGCGTTTCCGCATCATGGGCATGGCCCCCATGAAGGTCAACAACCCCACCGAGTCGAACATGGCCACGGTGACGGCCGGCTACAACTGCCGCGCGGTCGGCGGCACCAACGTCTGGTCGGAACACGCCACCGGCACCGCCATCGACATCAACCCGTTCCAGAACCCGATGATCCGAGGCCGCTCGATCTCCCCGGCCGGCAGCCAGTTCTACCTCGAACGCAGCCGCTACCTGATCGGCATGCTGCACCCCGAAGGCGCGGCCCGGGCCTTCACGTGGAACGACTTCCACTGGGGCGGCCGCTGGACGTCGCTCAAGGACTACATGCACTTCAGCCTGACCAACAAATGA
- a CDS encoding ABC transporter ATP-binding protein codes for MTGVAVHLKGLRRSFGPTLALDLLDLAIEPGEFIALLGPSGCGKTTALRVLAGLEDADSGAVLVGGKDVTALPANRRDMGMVFQAYSLFPHLTALDNVSFGLSLRGRSRNVARAREMLDLVGIGPLGARYPHQLSGGQQQRVALARALAIEPSVLLLDEPLSALDAKVRVQLRDEIRRIQTEVGTTTLFVTHDQEEALAVADRVGVMRAGKLEQLAAPADIYLAPATPFVAEFVGLSNRLPGTVTGDEVEVLGTRLPLLAPASPGSVTALIRPESVQVTPDAGGTGTVLTTSFGGPISKVTVTVGEQLVVAQVATGRLTALAPGTPVRVTLSPGPVALA; via the coding sequence ATGACCGGCGTCGCCGTCCATCTGAAGGGGTTGCGCCGCTCGTTCGGCCCCACGCTCGCCCTGGACCTCCTCGACCTGGCCATCGAGCCCGGCGAGTTCATCGCGCTGCTCGGCCCGTCCGGCTGCGGCAAGACCACGGCGCTGCGCGTGCTGGCCGGCCTGGAGGACGCCGACAGCGGTGCGGTGCTCGTCGGCGGCAAGGACGTGACCGCGCTGCCCGCCAACCGGCGCGACATGGGCATGGTCTTCCAGGCGTACAGCCTCTTCCCGCACCTGACGGCCCTGGACAACGTGTCGTTCGGGTTGTCGCTGCGCGGCCGGTCCAGGAACGTCGCCCGCGCCCGGGAGATGCTCGACCTGGTCGGGATCGGGCCGCTCGGCGCCCGCTACCCGCATCAGCTCTCCGGCGGTCAGCAGCAGCGGGTCGCCCTGGCCCGCGCCCTCGCGATCGAGCCCAGCGTGCTGCTGCTCGACGAGCCGCTGTCGGCGCTCGACGCCAAGGTGCGCGTGCAGCTGCGCGACGAGATCCGCCGCATCCAGACCGAGGTCGGCACGACGACGCTGTTCGTCACGCACGACCAGGAGGAGGCCCTCGCCGTCGCCGACCGGGTCGGCGTGATGCGGGCCGGCAAGCTCGAACAACTGGCCGCGCCCGCGGATATTTATCTCGCCCCGGCCACGCCGTTCGTGGCCGAATTCGTGGGTCTCAGCAACCGCCTCCCCGGCACGGTCACCGGCGACGAGGTCGAGGTTCTCGGTACCCGGCTGCCGCTGCTCGCGCCGGCCTCCCCGGGGTCGGTCACGGCCCTCATCCGGCCGGAGTCCGTGCAGGTCACGCCGGACGCGGGCGGCACCGGGACGGTCCTCACGACCAGCTTCGGAGGGCCGATCAGCAAGGTCACCGTGACGGTCGGCGAGCAGCTCGTGGTGGCCCAGGTCGCCACCGGCCGTCTGACGGCTCTGGCCCCCGGCACGCCCGTACGGGTAACGCTGTCGCCCGGTCCCGTTGCGCTGGCCTGA
- a CDS encoding DUF6082 family protein → MRPQHVDEPDLGDRRAHRTQRLGLSRRRSYDEEARQYLFTTLWLGYCPQGYEIGIFDEANIRAEFADNMFRSGVAMRLWQVRMAELRQQGVAEIGPFNRIFERESERRTAERRTEAGRPPGGESLHTSGDNPEGS, encoded by the coding sequence GCATGTGGACGAGCCGGATCTGGGCGACCGCCGCGCTCACCGGACGCAACGACTCGGACTGAGCCGCCGCCGGTCATACGATGAGGAGGCCCGCCAGTATCTCTTCACAACTCTCTGGCTCGGTTACTGCCCGCAAGGCTATGAGATCGGAATTTTCGACGAAGCGAATATTCGAGCAGAGTTTGCCGACAACATGTTTCGCAGTGGAGTAGCCATGCGGCTCTGGCAGGTCCGCATGGCGGAGTTGAGGCAGCAGGGCGTAGCGGAGATTGGTCCGTTCAATCGGATCTTCGAGCGTGAGAGCGAACGGCGAACTGCGGAACGCCGTACCGAGGCGGGACGGCCGCCTGGTGGCGAGTCGTTGCATACGAGTGGCGACAATCCAGAGGGCAGCTGA